The following coding sequences lie in one Alloacidobacterium dinghuense genomic window:
- a CDS encoding GNAT family N-acetyltransferase, with translation MRIREVRPEDAAEWRAMRRELWPDGDDHDVEIAAFFVGLLEEPEAVLVAEDDGLLIGVAELSLRRDVAGLEGRLTGYVEGLFVRPAFRGRDVGLRLLRASQEWARERGCVVFASDRAGRVVLDWRFSA, from the coding sequence GTGAGAATTCGCGAAGTCAGGCCGGAGGACGCTGCGGAGTGGCGGGCGATGCGGCGTGAGCTTTGGCCGGACGGCGATGATCATGACGTTGAGATTGCGGCTTTCTTTGTAGGGTTGCTGGAGGAGCCGGAGGCTGTTCTGGTGGCTGAGGATGATGGATTGTTGATTGGTGTGGCTGAGCTTTCTTTGCGGCGGGACGTTGCTGGATTAGAAGGGAGGCTTACTGGCTACGTAGAAGGATTGTTTGTCCGGCCTGCGTTTCGTGGGCGTGATGTTGGTTTGCGGTTGCTACGGGCTTCGCAGGAGTGGGCTCGCGAGCGTGGGTGTGTTGTGTTTGCTAGTGATCGGGCTGGGCGGGTGGTTTTGGATTGGAGATTTAGTGCATGA
- a CDS encoding sigma-54 interaction domain-containing protein → MRILFTDSTVLIRGETGTGKELIARSIHAISARFGRPFITLNCAAIPFDLLESELFGHEKGAFTGAIAQKIGRFEMAHTGTLFLDEIGDIPLVSQSKLLRVLQEQEFERLGSGRTHRVNVRVVAATHRDLTEMVRRNEFRRDLYYRLNVFPVTLPPLRERRDDIVPLVVHFVEKFSRQLGKRISQIPQETMFALIAHDWPGNIRELQNVIERAVILSNDGILPNPLSPVG, encoded by the coding sequence TTGAGGATTTTATTCACAGATTCAACCGTACTGATTCGTGGTGAGACGGGCACGGGCAAGGAGTTAATCGCCCGCAGCATTCATGCAATCAGCGCACGATTTGGCCGCCCATTCATCACGTTAAACTGTGCTGCCATACCCTTTGATTTACTGGAAAGCGAACTCTTTGGACATGAGAAGGGCGCCTTTACCGGTGCCATTGCACAGAAGATCGGTCGATTCGAAATGGCGCACACAGGTACGCTGTTTCTCGACGAAATCGGCGATATTCCGCTGGTTTCGCAGTCCAAACTGCTGCGAGTGCTGCAGGAACAGGAATTCGAACGGTTGGGAAGCGGTCGAACTCATCGGGTTAACGTCCGAGTGGTCGCCGCGACCCATCGGGATTTAACCGAGATGGTCCGGCGAAACGAATTCCGCCGCGATCTCTACTATCGCCTGAATGTATTCCCAGTCACATTGCCGCCACTGCGCGAGCGACGGGACGACATTGTCCCCCTCGTGGTGCACTTCGTGGAGAAGTTCTCTCGGCAACTGGGGAAGAGAATCTCTCAAATTCCTCAGGAAACAATGTTTGCACTCATCGCCCACGACTGGCCTGGCAATATCCGCGAACTGCAGAACGTAATTGAGCGGGCGGTCATTCTCTCCAATGACGGCATCCTGCCCAATCCACTGTCGCCCGTCGGATGA
- a CDS encoding cupin domain-containing protein encodes MNLKSRSVRIAVILAGVSLMAAFAQNSATNVATGHREVLLETTKSWNGKPYEHYPTGQPQLTTIKLTIALHTVLPWHTHPFPNSVYVLSGTLTLHDRDSGKTLVVHHGQAVGESVDDVHRGESGDEPTVLLITYAGTPGAPTSIPAKGEKAEY; translated from the coding sequence ATGAACCTCAAAAGTCGTAGCGTAAGGATAGCCGTCATCCTGGCGGGAGTTTCTTTGATGGCCGCATTCGCTCAAAACAGTGCGACCAATGTTGCAACTGGTCACCGTGAAGTCTTGCTGGAGACTACCAAGTCGTGGAACGGCAAACCATACGAACACTATCCGACAGGCCAGCCGCAGCTCACCACCATCAAGTTGACAATCGCACTACATACTGTCTTACCGTGGCACACTCACCCATTTCCGAATTCTGTCTACGTGCTCTCAGGCACTCTCACGCTACACGATCGGGACAGCGGCAAAACTCTGGTGGTTCATCATGGACAAGCCGTCGGAGAGTCAGTCGACGATGTTCATCGTGGCGAATCAGGCGACGAACCCACCGTGCTTCTCATTACATATGCTGGCACCCCAGGTGCTCCGACCTCGATCCCTGCAAAGGGCGAGAAGGCAGAGTACTGA
- a CDS encoding site-specific integrase, translating to MTLLMRWSGLRIRDAVTLERSRLQGDSLLLYQAKTGTPVYVPLPSHLVEAANCTSRTKAEPALFLLERQWFA from the coding sequence ATGACATTGCTGATGCGTTGGAGCGGTCTTCGCATCCGCGATGCGGTGACACTGGAGCGATCGCGACTCCAAGGCGATAGCCTGCTGCTCTATCAAGCAAAGACTGGAACTCCGGTCTACGTTCCTCTTCCCTCTCATCTCGTCGAGGCGGCGAACTGTACCAGCCGGACCAAAGCCGAACCCGCGCTATTTCTTTTGGAGCGGCAATGGTTCGCCTAA
- a CDS encoding M24 family metallopeptidase, which produces MFSRRNFLWGSSAAALVALRPDARAQQGAPMASPGSVPPAIAALPDLSGQARPFTNDERLARIERARQLMVENKVDAIILSNNATSSVYFANIRFGGSERFWALVIPAKAKPFVVCPAFEEDRARELLESGPFGKDTEILTWQEDENPFALTVKGLKDRGIAAGTVGLDENMKFIFADSLAKAGPGLHFVSALPVTAGCRMIKDQHELDCIALACRATLLVYRAVYQSLQEGMMTRDVRRLIQAGYQKVGFEGEASLNIGEFTASPHGSIQPQTIREGTILMLDDGCSVEGYTSDITRTFVLGKATDKMKSVFDVVKKAQSAALAAAKPGVALASVDAAARRVIVDAGYGPGFKYFTHRVGHGMGMDMHEWSYLVKNNMFGWELNPALRPNMVFSDEPGVYIRCEFGVRLEDDMHVTENGAELFTPQSPSLEDPFGNVE; this is translated from the coding sequence ATGTTTTCACGCCGGAATTTTTTGTGGGGTTCTTCTGCCGCGGCTCTTGTTGCTTTGCGGCCTGATGCTCGGGCGCAGCAGGGTGCGCCTATGGCTAGTCCCGGTTCTGTTCCGCCTGCGATTGCGGCCTTGCCTGATCTCTCGGGGCAGGCCAGGCCTTTTACCAATGATGAGCGGCTGGCTCGCATCGAGCGGGCGCGGCAACTGATGGTCGAGAACAAGGTCGATGCCATCATTCTTTCGAACAATGCGACTTCGTCGGTCTACTTTGCCAATATTCGGTTTGGCGGAAGTGAACGATTCTGGGCGCTGGTAATTCCGGCTAAAGCCAAACCTTTCGTGGTTTGTCCGGCGTTTGAAGAAGACCGGGCGAGGGAACTGCTGGAGTCTGGTCCGTTTGGCAAGGATACGGAGATTCTGACGTGGCAGGAGGATGAGAATCCGTTTGCGCTGACGGTGAAAGGGCTGAAGGATCGCGGGATTGCTGCGGGTACGGTCGGGCTCGATGAGAATATGAAGTTCATTTTCGCGGATAGTCTGGCCAAGGCTGGGCCGGGGTTGCACTTCGTCAGTGCGCTTCCCGTGACTGCGGGTTGCCGCATGATCAAGGACCAGCATGAGCTGGACTGCATCGCGCTGGCGTGCCGGGCGACGCTGCTGGTGTATCGCGCGGTGTATCAGTCGCTACAGGAAGGCATGATGACGCGCGATGTGCGCAGGCTGATTCAGGCGGGATATCAGAAGGTTGGCTTTGAGGGCGAGGCGAGCTTGAATATTGGCGAGTTCACGGCTTCTCCGCATGGTTCGATACAGCCGCAGACGATTCGCGAGGGCACGATTCTGATGCTGGATGATGGCTGCTCGGTGGAAGGTTACACCTCGGACATTACCCGCACGTTTGTGCTGGGCAAGGCTACGGACAAGATGAAGTCGGTCTTCGATGTGGTGAAGAAAGCGCAGTCGGCTGCACTGGCGGCGGCGAAGCCGGGTGTTGCGCTGGCCAGTGTGGATGCGGCGGCGCGCAGGGTGATCGTGGATGCGGGGTATGGGCCCGGGTTCAAATACTTTACGCATCGCGTGGGGCATGGGATGGGCATGGACATGCACGAGTGGTCGTACCTGGTGAAGAACAATATGTTCGGGTGGGAGCTGAATCCGGCGCTGCGTCCGAATATGGTCTTTTCCGATGAGCCGGGTGTTTATATTCGCTGCGAATTTGGCGTGCGGCTTGAGGATGATATGCATGTGACGGAGAACGGGGCGGAGTTATTTACGCCGCAGAGTCCTTCGCTTGAAGATCCATTTGGGAATGTGGAGTGA
- a CDS encoding beta-glucosidase, whose amino-acid sequence MAASMAAAAQAPVPDSPTIEAKAKAMLAKLTLEEKIKLISGVDDLYTNAMPSVGLPRFKMSDASVGVRSWGPTTAYAGGAALAATWDVDFARKLGESLGRDARVRNVNFLLGPGVNIARSPVDGRNFEYLSEDPYLNSALAVSYIEGVQSQGVIATVKHFAANNEEYSRHDTSAEVDERTLREIYLPSFEAAVTRAHVDAVMNSYNLVNNVHATQNEFLNLKVLKGEWGFHGILMSDWDSTYDSIGAANGGLDLEMPSGRFMNAKGLLPAITAGTVKESTIDDKVLRLLRTELRYGFTERPQFDPANSTYSLADRAVALQGARESLTLLKNDGHFLPLNAAKIKTIAIIGPDAWPAVPSGGGSSEATPFTPASIVTGIANLVGPDVQVLYTRGLPDLADVFSRSHWDGPIRVATYPSKDFTGTPENSIQDNITDYNPAWWSRADKSPRTIRYTANFKADKAGKYMILAGAGGGEKYRISIDGKQVLEQKQVEGQSPLSASVELSAGQTIKVEADYLPTMAGSHFGLGIVSEAGMISEEVKQYASIADVVVVSVGYNNSTEMEGSDRTFTLPWGQDALIEAVTAANSHTVITLTGGGATDTRRWLDKVPALLHTYYPGQEGGTAIAEVLFGKHNPEGKLPISFDRSWEENPSYPYYYPVKGADTTLHVDEPGRPPVDITVGHVKYGDGLMVGYRYWTTTGKHPLFPFGFGLSYTTFSFSNLEVAAAAKSGSPVTVTFDVKNTGGMEGAEVPQLYVSDPSAKAKRPERELKGFEKVHLASGETKHITLTLDARAFSYWDDTAHKWTIDPGQFVVRVGDSCEDTPLSANVTLN is encoded by the coding sequence ATGGCCGCATCGATGGCCGCCGCGGCGCAGGCTCCAGTACCGGACTCACCAACGATTGAGGCCAAAGCCAAGGCAATGCTGGCCAAGCTCACCTTGGAGGAGAAAATCAAGTTAATCAGCGGCGTCGACGACCTGTATACCAATGCAATGCCTTCCGTCGGCTTGCCGCGATTCAAAATGTCCGATGCCTCCGTCGGCGTACGCAGCTGGGGCCCGACGACGGCCTACGCCGGCGGAGCCGCACTGGCCGCAACGTGGGATGTGGACTTTGCCCGCAAGCTGGGCGAGAGCCTGGGCAGGGATGCCCGCGTTCGCAATGTAAACTTTCTGCTTGGGCCCGGCGTCAACATCGCACGCTCCCCCGTGGATGGGCGCAACTTCGAGTATCTTTCCGAGGACCCGTACCTGAACTCCGCGTTGGCGGTGTCGTACATCGAAGGTGTCCAGTCGCAGGGCGTGATCGCCACGGTCAAGCACTTCGCCGCCAACAACGAGGAATATAGCCGGCATGACACCAGCGCCGAGGTCGACGAGCGCACCCTGCGCGAGATCTACCTGCCCTCGTTCGAAGCAGCCGTAACCAGAGCGCACGTGGATGCAGTGATGAATTCCTACAACCTAGTCAACAATGTCCATGCAACGCAGAACGAGTTCCTCAATCTCAAAGTGCTGAAGGGCGAGTGGGGATTCCACGGCATCCTGATGTCCGATTGGGATTCGACCTACGACAGCATTGGAGCAGCCAACGGCGGGCTCGATCTGGAGATGCCGAGCGGGCGTTTCATGAACGCGAAGGGTCTGCTGCCCGCAATCACGGCGGGAACGGTTAAGGAATCGACCATTGACGATAAGGTGCTGCGGCTGTTGCGTACGGAATTGCGCTATGGATTCACCGAACGGCCGCAGTTCGACCCTGCAAACTCTACCTATTCCCTCGCTGACCGCGCAGTGGCCTTGCAAGGCGCGCGCGAAAGCCTGACGCTCCTGAAGAACGATGGCCATTTCCTTCCGCTGAATGCCGCGAAGATCAAGACCATAGCGATCATCGGCCCGGACGCATGGCCGGCCGTGCCCAGCGGTGGCGGATCGTCAGAGGCGACGCCATTCACGCCAGCGAGCATCGTGACGGGCATTGCGAACCTCGTTGGACCCGATGTGCAAGTGCTCTACACACGCGGTCTCCCCGATTTAGCAGATGTCTTCTCGCGTTCGCACTGGGATGGCCCCATCAGAGTGGCCACATACCCAAGCAAGGACTTCACGGGTACCCCGGAGAACTCGATCCAGGACAACATCACCGACTACAACCCGGCGTGGTGGAGCCGCGCCGACAAGTCGCCGCGCACCATCCGCTACACTGCAAATTTCAAGGCGGACAAAGCCGGGAAGTACATGATCCTGGCAGGCGCAGGCGGAGGCGAAAAATACAGGATTTCGATTGACGGCAAACAGGTTCTCGAGCAGAAGCAGGTAGAAGGACAGTCGCCCCTGTCGGCCAGCGTGGAACTTAGCGCCGGGCAGACCATCAAGGTGGAAGCCGATTATCTTCCGACGATGGCCGGAAGCCACTTCGGACTTGGAATCGTCAGCGAAGCCGGAATGATCTCCGAAGAAGTGAAGCAGTACGCGTCGATTGCGGATGTGGTTGTCGTCTCAGTGGGCTATAACAACAGTACCGAAATGGAGGGCTCCGACCGCACCTTCACACTGCCCTGGGGACAGGATGCGCTAATTGAGGCAGTCACCGCGGCCAATTCCCACACCGTCATCACGCTGACGGGCGGCGGCGCAACGGACACGCGGCGCTGGCTCGACAAGGTTCCCGCGCTCCTGCATACCTACTATCCAGGCCAGGAAGGCGGCACCGCAATTGCCGAGGTTCTCTTCGGCAAGCACAACCCCGAGGGCAAGCTGCCGATCAGCTTCGATCGCAGTTGGGAGGAGAACCCCTCGTATCCGTACTATTACCCAGTCAAAGGCGCTGATACAACGCTGCACGTGGACGAACCCGGCCGTCCGCCAGTCGACATCACAGTGGGACATGTGAAGTATGGCGACGGCCTGATGGTTGGCTATCGCTACTGGACCACGACTGGCAAGCATCCGCTGTTCCCGTTTGGATTCGGGCTGAGCTACACGACGTTCAGCTTCTCAAACCTGGAGGTCGCTGCGGCGGCGAAGTCCGGTTCGCCCGTTACTGTGACCTTCGATGTGAAGAACACCGGCGGCATGGAGGGCGCAGAAGTTCCGCAGCTTTATGTCTCCGACCCGTCAGCCAAAGCGAAGCGCCCGGAGCGTGAACTGAAAGGCTTTGAAAAGGTTCACCTGGCCTCGGGAGAGACGAAGCACATCACGCTTACGCTGGATGCGCGTGCCTTCAGCTATTGGGACGACACCGCCCACAAATGGACCATCGATCCCGGACAGTTTGTGGTACGCGTGGGCGACTCCTGCGAGGACACTCCCCTGTCCGCGAACGTCACACTGAATTGA
- a CDS encoding YceI family protein — MSTLATTPAISTWNIDPVHSVAEFKVKHMMISNVKGQFTGVNGTLSLHETDVTNSGVKAAIEVGSINTRDEGRDAHLKSADFFNADEFPTMNLNSTRVTRNANGDLVVAGDLTIRGVTRKVDFVVDGPSPAAKDPWGNTRIGLAATTKINRKDSA; from the coding sequence ATGAGCACACTCGCCACCACCCCCGCCATCAGCACCTGGAACATCGACCCGGTTCACTCCGTCGCGGAGTTCAAGGTAAAACACATGATGATCTCCAACGTAAAAGGGCAGTTCACGGGCGTAAACGGTACCCTGTCCCTGCACGAAACCGACGTGACCAACTCCGGCGTGAAAGCCGCGATTGAGGTCGGCTCGATCAACACTCGTGATGAGGGGCGCGACGCGCACCTGAAGAGCGCCGACTTCTTTAACGCGGACGAGTTTCCCACCATGAACCTGAATTCGACGCGCGTCACGCGCAATGCCAATGGCGATCTGGTTGTCGCCGGCGACCTGACCATTCGCGGTGTGACCCGCAAAGTGGACTTCGTTGTCGATGGACCGTCTCCAGCCGCCAAGGACCCCTGGGGCAATACCCGCATCGGGCTGGCAGCGACCACCAAGATCAACCGCAAAGACTCGGCCTGA
- a CDS encoding LysR family substrate-binding domain-containing protein produces the protein MSLLTMPSSAPNCCIRTQWWRYFPQIIRSRVGLRLRDLADERFVVCDRDIAPTFFDKITSLCAQAGFSPNIVQASNLVSSVLTLVEAGEGVTLLPSGLQLRQFSDLSFCPLIDPGAASTWSWRGLQIAKEKRTNLFLISCAARRNSSEAHVLDHLEKCKRVPSVRAAFEGEIRARKRGKYWHYQFEHNGVPYWGSTRETVKSKADTLPKGKI, from the coding sequence TTGAGCCTCCTTACGATGCCCAGCTCCGCTCCGAACTGCTGTATACGGACCCAGTGGTGGCGGTACTTCCCGCAGATCATCCGCTCGCGGGTGGGCCTCCGCCTTCGTGATCTGGCCGATGAGCGCTTCGTCGTATGCGACAGAGACATCGCGCCCACTTTCTTCGATAAGATCACTTCACTCTGTGCGCAGGCAGGTTTTTCACCGAACATTGTTCAGGCATCGAATCTCGTTTCCAGCGTGCTTACCTTGGTAGAAGCGGGCGAAGGCGTAACGCTGCTGCCTTCCGGCCTCCAACTTAGGCAGTTCAGCGATCTCTCCTTCTGCCCACTCATCGATCCGGGGGCGGCATCGACTTGGTCATGGCGTGGTCTCCAAATCGCGAAGGAGAAACGCACAAATCTTTTCTTGATTTCATGCGCAGCAAGAAGAAATTCATCCGAAGCTCATGTACTTGACCATCTGGAAAAGTGCAAGCGGGTTCCTTCCGTGCGGGCAGCATTTGAAGGGGAAATCCGTGCAAGAAAACGAGGTAAGTATTGGCATTACCAATTCGAGCACAACGGTGTTCCGTATTGGGGTTCCACGCGGGAAACCGTTAAGAGCAAGGCAGATACATTGCCAAAAGGAAAAATCTGA
- a CDS encoding TIM-barrel domain-containing protein, translated as MTITPSEQPGAPAQIKIERQHETVFQVPIIAGLDSASSEEQLSNITYNLRKSGEDTYTLNATAKSNLWTSRRFQWRFFPDHIEFQQFATGTGRLGRCYFLANGVSNRWDNGATAGHAWDATIYADRYFAPNPNLADQLEFNIAMPQILGFSVGREESSEQDFRPERMAGTFAPPPLFLAFHLNSTWIGIGIGAKPGDYQFPALEYSGSRYAGASFYVDYMGYRAIDGDFASPVLTINMAWSPLDALRSYTAWLTSNGFATDTVTKDVYWHHVPIFCGWAEQTVESVPQGGSANKLSTQANYEKWLATLDERGLPIGTVVIDDKWQQGYGSFDVDQQKWPDMKGFIAAQHAKGRHVLLWVPVADTDGLPPSLCVNYQGKCVIADVGKPEYEAWLRPRIRHLVQDLGVDGFKEDWVRSPAAPGLPLTGPATGIEFVRRFQSILYTETHKWKPDAMVETQTTNALFRESSDVIRLNDVWYASRNVPDMMRLRARMANITGWPLVDTDNASSTNLKEWWSYMQAQPSIGIPALYFVTRTETTQETPSAADWAYLAALWRQYIDGLKATPQQ; from the coding sequence GTGACCATCACCCCGAGCGAACAACCCGGCGCACCCGCGCAAATCAAAATCGAACGCCAACACGAAACCGTCTTCCAGGTCCCGATCATCGCCGGCCTCGACTCAGCATCGAGCGAAGAGCAGCTCTCCAACATCACCTACAACCTGCGCAAATCTGGCGAAGACACCTACACCCTCAACGCCACAGCCAAGAGCAATCTCTGGACAAGCCGCCGCTTCCAGTGGCGCTTCTTCCCCGACCACATCGAGTTCCAGCAGTTCGCCACCGGCACGGGCAGACTCGGCCGCTGCTACTTCCTGGCCAATGGGGTTTCGAATCGCTGGGACAACGGCGCCACCGCCGGCCACGCATGGGACGCGACCATCTATGCCGACCGCTACTTCGCCCCCAACCCCAACCTCGCCGACCAGCTCGAATTCAACATCGCCATGCCGCAAATCCTCGGCTTCAGCGTCGGCCGCGAAGAAAGCTCCGAGCAGGACTTCCGCCCCGAGCGCATGGCCGGAACCTTCGCGCCCCCGCCGCTCTTCCTCGCCTTCCACCTCAACAGCACTTGGATCGGCATCGGCATCGGCGCCAAACCCGGCGACTACCAGTTCCCCGCCCTCGAATACTCCGGTTCGCGCTACGCCGGAGCATCCTTCTACGTCGACTACATGGGCTACCGCGCCATCGACGGCGACTTCGCATCGCCCGTCCTCACCATCAACATGGCCTGGAGCCCCCTCGACGCGCTCCGCAGCTACACCGCATGGCTCACGTCCAACGGATTTGCAACCGATACAGTTACAAAAGACGTCTACTGGCACCACGTGCCCATCTTCTGCGGATGGGCCGAGCAGACCGTCGAATCCGTCCCGCAAGGCGGCTCCGCCAATAAGCTCTCCACGCAGGCAAATTACGAAAAATGGCTCGCCACACTCGATGAGCGCGGCCTCCCCATCGGCACCGTCGTCATCGACGACAAGTGGCAGCAAGGCTACGGCAGCTTCGACGTCGACCAGCAGAAGTGGCCCGACATGAAAGGCTTCATCGCCGCGCAGCACGCCAAAGGACGCCACGTCCTCCTCTGGGTCCCCGTCGCCGACACCGACGGCCTCCCGCCATCACTCTGCGTCAACTACCAGGGCAAGTGCGTCATCGCCGACGTCGGCAAGCCCGAATACGAAGCCTGGCTCCGTCCGCGCATCCGCCATCTCGTCCAGGACCTCGGCGTCGACGGCTTCAAAGAAGACTGGGTCCGCTCGCCCGCCGCGCCCGGCCTCCCGCTCACCGGCCCCGCCACCGGCATCGAATTCGTACGCCGCTTCCAGTCCATCCTCTACACCGAAACGCACAAGTGGAAGCCCGACGCCATGGTCGAAACGCAAACCACCAACGCACTCTTCCGCGAATCCTCCGACGTCATCCGCCTCAACGATGTCTGGTACGCCAGCCGCAACGTCCCCGACATGATGCGTCTCCGCGCCCGCATGGCCAACATCACCGGCTGGCCGCTCGTCGACACCGACAACGCCTCCTCCACCAACCTCAAAGAGTGGTGGAGCTACATGCAGGCGCAACCCTCCATCGGCATCCCCGCGCTCTACTTCGTGACCCGCACCGAAACCACGCAGGAAACTCCATCCGCGGCCGACTGGGCCTATCTCGCAGCACTATGGCGCCAATACATCGACGGACTGAAGGCGACACCGCAGCAGTAA
- a CDS encoding glycoside hydrolase family 15 protein: MSFKRRLASHICATLLTCSSAFATNLVTGNGFGFAVVSPQTAMVTRFYAHPYSFVRPDPLNPLSEGVETANFIKSLSWSDRGAQSVPADYEEDSHVIQASSGAGDGFFFMPFGLRRAALIISWEPGPATAPPSGFRVEWSRPVTSHRVAQISNTEIELLKFDGIEESLLLIPLGPKRNESAGEQQYLANRLTWALISLESDRDLEQTVREFNQWQAGLAPRALMNREITELERWRVKPAASFADERERHLWRQSEVMLRMAQSREPNRRPGRNNNGLIVASLPDGVWFTPWVRDMAYATVALARMGHRDEARAALLAYFNAQPTGKMRKQTRGADYQISVVRYFGDGSEEPFFTMEGSTNIEFDDWGLVLWVLGEYLRQYDDPTLLATPTYRGRLYESARDYIVKPLLANLDQYDHGLIVSEDTSIWEEHQKDKKHFAFSTAIAIVGLKTFAGVARREGDQATRTDVLNHITQLEQGFNAAFIRDGKLRGTMEEGVKNDIDGALLAVINFGIVTDPAVVRSTVERMALLKVASGGYRRVRSTYTDPKIFEYWYERQEFLFVDISLAEVYRSMGRNDEAAAILKRIVDKAAADHNIIPEMYVSVPCTLFPGELGDPTGARPMVGYGAGVYILDVLERARSDSKH; encoded by the coding sequence ATGAGCTTCAAACGCCGTCTTGCCTCTCACATCTGTGCAACCCTTCTGACATGCTCGTCTGCCTTTGCTACAAATCTGGTTACCGGGAACGGTTTTGGATTCGCCGTGGTTTCTCCGCAGACTGCGATGGTGACCAGGTTCTATGCGCATCCTTACAGTTTTGTCCGACCAGACCCTCTAAATCCGCTAAGCGAAGGAGTTGAAACCGCGAACTTCATCAAAAGTCTCAGTTGGAGCGACCGAGGCGCACAAAGCGTACCGGCAGACTATGAGGAAGATTCGCACGTCATCCAGGCCAGCAGCGGCGCCGGTGACGGTTTTTTCTTCATGCCTTTTGGTCTACGGCGAGCAGCCCTCATCATCAGCTGGGAGCCCGGTCCTGCGACGGCGCCCCCCAGTGGCTTCAGAGTTGAATGGAGCCGACCCGTCACGTCACACAGAGTTGCGCAGATATCTAACACCGAAATTGAGCTGCTGAAATTCGACGGGATTGAGGAGTCCTTATTGCTTATTCCACTCGGGCCGAAGCGGAATGAGTCGGCAGGGGAACAGCAGTATCTGGCCAACAGGCTCACATGGGCACTGATTTCCTTGGAAAGCGACCGCGATCTGGAACAGACGGTTCGGGAATTCAACCAGTGGCAGGCCGGACTCGCGCCGCGCGCACTGATGAACCGGGAGATTACGGAGCTCGAGCGCTGGCGCGTCAAGCCAGCTGCTTCTTTCGCGGACGAAAGAGAACGGCATCTGTGGCGTCAAAGCGAGGTCATGCTCCGCATGGCGCAGAGCCGTGAGCCTAACCGCCGCCCGGGGAGAAACAACAACGGCCTCATCGTTGCCAGCTTGCCCGACGGGGTGTGGTTCACGCCCTGGGTGCGCGACATGGCATACGCTACGGTGGCGCTGGCGCGTATGGGGCACCGGGACGAGGCGCGAGCCGCACTGCTGGCTTACTTCAATGCTCAACCTACGGGAAAGATGCGCAAACAAACGCGAGGCGCAGATTATCAGATCTCGGTCGTGCGCTATTTCGGCGACGGTTCCGAAGAACCATTCTTCACCATGGAGGGTAGTACCAATATTGAGTTCGACGATTGGGGTCTTGTGCTCTGGGTGCTGGGTGAGTACCTGCGGCAATACGACGACCCGACGTTGCTTGCGACGCCAACCTACCGCGGCCGGCTGTACGAAAGTGCCAGGGACTATATCGTGAAACCGCTGCTGGCGAACCTCGACCAATACGACCATGGCTTGATCGTCTCCGAGGACACGTCCATCTGGGAGGAGCATCAGAAGGACAAGAAACATTTTGCCTTTTCGACGGCGATCGCTATCGTTGGCCTAAAAACCTTCGCTGGAGTCGCGCGCCGTGAGGGAGACCAGGCCACCCGAACCGACGTTCTGAATCACATCACGCAACTCGAGCAAGGATTCAACGCCGCTTTTATTCGAGACGGCAAGCTGAGGGGAACGATGGAAGAAGGAGTGAAGAACGATATCGATGGCGCGCTGCTAGCGGTGATTAATTTTGGCATTGTTACCGACCCTGCTGTGGTGCGCAGCACGGTGGAGAGGATGGCGCTTCTGAAAGTTGCTTCCGGTGGCTACCGGCGCGTCCGCAGCACATATACAGATCCGAAAATCTTTGAATATTGGTATGAGCGCCAGGAATTCTTGTTTGTCGATATCAGTCTGGCCGAAGTGTATCGGAGCATGGGCCGCAATGACGAGGCGGCTGCCATTCTCAAGCGCATCGTGGACAAGGCAGCCGCCGACCACAACATTATCCCCGAAATGTATGTTTCTGTACCTTGCACCCTCTTCCCAGGAGAGCTGGGTGATCCGACGGGAGCTAGACCTATGGTCGGATACGGCGCGGGAGTCTATATCCTCGACGTTTTAGAGCGGGCAAGGTCGGATAGTAAACATTGA